GATGAGAATCGTCATCATATCCATCATCGGCGTGATGTTCAGGTGCGAGACGAAGTCGGGCTCGGGCAGCCCGCGTCGCAGCTGTCGCAGGCGCTTATGCGCCTTGATGCGCACGGAGACCATCACTCGACCCCCGCGCTCAGAATTACCTGGTCGAAGAGGCAGCCGTCCGCGCCGGTACAGTCGTTGGTCGGCGTTCCCCGCAGCACGTCCATCGCCTTCACCACCGCCTGATAGGGGATGTTGCGGTCGGCCATCAAGATGACCTGCCGTTCCTTGGGATAGGTCTTCTTGATCTGCCGAACCTTGGCCACCAGGCCGACGTAGTTGAGCTTATCGATCCACACGGGCTCCGCCTGACCGTCGGCGTTGGTGCGGCTTCCCAGGTAAATCGGACAGCGCCGCTGCTGCAGCGGGGCGAGGCACTTGATCGTCGGCAGCTTCCCGTCATCGCCGGTCAGCACCGCGCCAGAGCCGGCGATGATGAAGCCGGTGTAGGAGACGGTGACGGTCAGATTGAGCTTGGGCGTGTCGTCGCCGTCGCGCTGCTCGCTGCCGGCCGCGACGGCGGGGTCAGCGTAGCGTGGCGCGTTGACGTTGATGTTCGCCATCGCGATCACGCTCGCCGTGGTCGCCAGCAGAAAGATGACCGTGTTGGTGATGATGTCGAGGTAGGGGACGAGGTTGAGCTCGCCGCCCTCGAACTCGGCCTCCTCGGCCGCGGCGTGCTCGCGACGCATCCGCGCACGCACCTTGGCGAGGGCTGCACGCTCGGAGATCACTTCTTGGCCCCAGTCCCCGAGCTCAGGGCGCCCCCACGCGTCTGAAGCACCAGCAGATTCTCGAGCTTCATCGAGAAGAGCTCGAGATCCCCGGTGACCTTCTTCGCCATTCCGCTCAGCACCAGGTGGAAGATAATGGCCGTTACGGCGATACCCAACCCCATGGCGGTGTGGTGCAGGGCCTGCGAGATGCCCTGGGCGAGGAACTCCTGCCGCTTGGCGGGGTCCGCCGCGCTGACGGCGGCGAAGGCCTTGATCAGCCCGATAACGGTGCCGAGCAGCCCGACGAGGGTGGCGATGTTGGCCAGCGACCAGAGCGCCGGGATGCGCTTCTTGACGTCGGGTGTCGTCTCGACGAGGGCCTCCTCGACTGAGGTGGCGATCGCCTCCTCGCCGCGGTGGACCTGGACCAGCCCGGCCTGGGCGACCCGCAGCAGCGGCGCATTCGTCGACCCGCAGAGGCGGATCGCGCGGTCGACGTTATTGGCCTGGATCAGCTTGTGGAGCTGATCCAACAGCCCCTTGGCGTTGATCTGCCCCTTGAAGAGCAGAAAGATGAAGCGCTCGACCACGACCGCCAGCACGGCGATGAAGATCAGGACGTTGATGTAGATCAGTACATCGCCCTCTTTGAACAGGTGCGCGAGTCCTTGCATGCTAAGCGGCCTCCGGTGGCTCCCCTGATTGCGAAGGGGAGGAAAACAGCAAGCGAGCCCCGACGAGTCGCGGCCCCGACTTGATTCAACCCCAGACCTAAACGAGTCCAGACCTAACGAGCCCTAACCCTAAGACCCAGACGCTCAGTCGGAAGAGCGGCTCCAATTCGCCCTGCCGGCTCGCGCGAGGCTCAGGATCGCCCTGATGCCCTGATGCCCTGATGCCCTGATGCCCTGATGCCCTGATGCCCTGACGAAGCTCGCCTCGCCATGACTCTCGACGAAGCCCCGACGAAACCTCAACGAACCCTCGATTTGGCGCCCGATTTAACTTCACCCGGTTAACTTCAACCGGGCCAAGCCGAGGTCACCTCGGAAACCGGCGTCGGGCGCATCTCAGCGAACCCAACCGCGAGGCGCAAGCCGCGACCCGCATTCGCTCCCAGACCTAAACCGGCGTGAATTGACGACGGCCTCTCTACCACAGCGCGCGATGGGCTGTAAAGGAAGTGCCTCTTCGCCGGTTGCGCATCCTTTTTTGCCACGGCGCAGCCGGAGTTGATATAGTCCGCCCTGGATTACTGCGGAAATCCTCGCATGCTCCGCTGGTGCCTGCCGTTACCAGCGCACCTCGGCGACGAGGCGCGGCGACGTGTATACATCGTACATCGACGGAATTTGCAGCGACGAAATTTGCAGCGACGAAGTCAACGGCGAAGTTCGGTTTCCCGCAACCCCAGTGCCGGGAAGCGCCCAGGAGTGACCGCCCGATGGAGCTCGTAGCGAAGCCCGTGGGTCTCGGAGTAAAGGCTGCCATCGCAGGGGCGTTCTTCGCCGTCTGGCTCGGCCTTTCCTTCCTCTTACACAGCAGCACCAGCTTCTTCCGCGAGGGTGGATGGGGCATGTGGCCGATTCTGGCCGCGGGAATGGCGTTCCTGCTGATCACGGTCGAGCGCGTCCACTTCCTCTTCTACCGCTTGCGGCGCGACCGGCGCGTCTTTTCGGCAGCCGTACGCCGGCACCTGTTGGCCGGCGACGTCAGCGCCGCGGTCGAGGCCTGTCGCCGCAGCGAGGCGCCGCTGGCGAATATCGTCAAGGCGGGTCTGAGCGAGCTGCACCGCTCCGACCGTGACGTTCAGGAGGCGGTGGACGAGGCGGCGCTCTCTGAGCTGCCCCGCATCGAGACCCGGACCGGCTACCTGGCAATGATCGGCAACATCGCCACGCTGCTCGGCCTACTCGGAACGATTGTCGGGCTGATCACGTCCTTCGCCGGCGTTTCGCTCGAGAACAAGGACGATCCGCACGACCAGCAGCGCGCCCGCGCCTACGTCCACCTCGTGCCAAGCTGCCAGACCCTGGCGGACGGGCCGCTGGTCGAGTGCATCAAGCAGAACAAGGCCTCGATCCTGGCCCGGGGCATCAGCGAGGCGATGCACTGCACCGCCTTCGGCCTGGCGGTTGGTATCATGGCGCTGTTGGCCTTCTCCGTGCTCAATGGCCGCACCCAGCACCTGCTCGACGACATCGCCGACGGGACCGTGCGGCTCGTCAATCTCGCAGTTCTGCACCGCTCCGCCATGAACACTGAGGGTCTGGCGGGCTAGGCGCTCATTTGCGATGGCGCGCCGGGCCGGCAAGACCGCGCCGCGACGCCGCCAGGAGGACTACCGATGGGGTTCATTCAGACCGTGAACGAAGCCTTCAAGGAGGGCGGCTGGGGCATGTGGCCGATCCTGCTGCTCTCCATCGCCGCCGTCGGTGTGATGGTCGATCGCGCCGTCTACTTGATGCGCTCGGCGATCGACAAGCGCGAGTTCCTCGGCTTGATGCAGCGGCTGATCGCCCAGGGCAATGTCGCGCAGGCGATCAAGGTCTGCAGCGGCACCTCGCGCCCTTTGACGCGCATCGTGCAAGCGGGCCTGACGCGCGTCAACCGCTCCGACGCCGAGGTCCAAGCGGCGATGGACGAGGCCGCGCTGCACGAGATGCCGCTGCTCGAGCGGCGAACGGGCTACCTGGCGATGATCGGTAACGTCGCGACCCTCGCCGGTCTGCTCGGCACGATCGTCGGGCTGATCCACTCCTTCGGCGCGGTCGGCTCCGTCGACCCGTCGCAGAAGGCATCGCTGCTCGCGCGCGGTATCTCCGAGGCGATGAATTGCACGGCCTTCGGGCTGCTGGTCGGAATCGTCTCGCTGCTCGCGTTCTCGGTCCTGAACGGCAAGACCCAGGCGATCCTCGACGACGTCCATGAGGTGACCGCTCAGGTGATGAACCTGATCAGCGGCACTCGCCAGGCACCCCCGCAGAGCTGAAGCAGGACGCAGCACGACGGTGAGGGCGCTCAGCCCTCCGCGTCGCGCCGCAGCGAGGTAACGATGGGCGTTTCAATCGAAAGCGCGGGCGGTCGCGGTGGGAAGAAGTCGCTCGATGCCGAGCTCAACCTCGTTCCCTTCATCGACCTGCTGGTTTGTTGTATCTGCTTCTTGCTGATCACCGCGGCCTGGAGCGCGATGTCGAGCATCGAGGTCAACCAGAAGGGCCAGGGCTCGGCTGGTAAGCCTCCCACGGAAGAGACGAAGCAGCTCGAGGTGGCGGTGACGGTGCTCGTCGGCCAGGACGGCTACGTCGTCAGCGCTGGCAGCGTGCGCGACCCGATCGCCAAGCAGGCTGAGACCGTCTACGACGTCGAAGCGCTGGGCAAGCGTCTGCGCGACCTCAAGGGCGAGCTGCAGACCCGCGACGAGCTGACGATCGCGGTCGAGGACGGTGTGGTCTATCGCTACATCGTCGAGGCGATGGATGTGGCACTGCAGCAGAACTTCACCAGCATCCGCCTGACCGACGCCGCCGCGGCGAGAATGTAGCCGGAGTAAAAACGGAATGACCGGAATCGTCAACGCCGTGCCTGTGCTGCTCGCCGTCCTGATCGCGGCGCTCTTGCCGCTCGGGGTCCTACCCCCAGCGGTGGCTGCCGCCTTCGCTGAGGGCGGTTGGGGCATGCGCCTCATCCTCTTCGCCTTGGTCGTCAGCCTCTGGCTCGTCGCCGACCGTGTGCTGATGATGCTCCGATCGGTCTCCAGCGGGCATCGCTTGCTGGAGCGACTGCGCCCGCACCTCGCACGCGGCGATGCGGCGGCAGCCGGCGCGGTTTGCGCGGAGGTCGACCGCCCGCTGGCGCGGATTATCGGCGCTGGGCTCGCAGCGAGCGCAGCGGGCGAGCATGACGTCCGCGTCGCGATGGACGCGATGGCCTACCGCGAGCTGCCGGCGATCGAGCGCCGTACGGGCTACCTCGCTTTGATGGGCAACGTGGCCACGCTGATGGGGCTCTTCGGTACCATCATCGGGCTGATCCATTCCTTCGGCGCGGTCTCGATGAGCTCCGGCGCCGAGAACGCGACGCGCCTCGCCGCCGGCATCAGCGAGGCCATGAACTGCACAGCCTTTGGGCTGTTGACCGGCATCCTCGCGTTGGTCGCCTATTCGGCGCTCAACGGCCGGACTCAGGCCTTGCTCGACGAGATCAACCTCTGCTCCTTGCACGCATTCCGTCTCTGGAAGCGGGGCTGGGCGGCGAGCGGCGGCGAGCTGGCGACGAACGCGGATCGCGGACCGATCCACGCGCCAGCGGGGAAGCTGATGCAGAGCACGGGCCTGCTCAAGGGGACGCGCCACGGCCACGGGAAGAAGTCTACCTTCGCCAGCCTGCAGCTGACCCCGCTGATCGACATGTTCATCGTGCTCGTGATCTTCCTGCTCCTGAGCTTCTCGGCCTCGGGTGACATCGTCGCGGCGAACAAGGACATCAAGCCGCCCTTCGCGACGAACGTCCAGGAGCTGGAGCGCGTACCGATCGTCTCGATCTCCAACATGCCGGACCATCCGAGCAAGGGGCTCGTGACCCTCGAGGATCGCGAGGTAGCGCTGGTCGGGGAGCTGACGGCGCCCGAGTCCGGCGGTGACCTGCGCATCGCCCGCCTCAGCACCCAGCTCGAGCGGCTGCGCAACGCTTGGAATCTTCGTCACGCCGACGAGCCCTTCGATGGCAAGCTGATCATTCAGTGCGACCGAGACATCGACTTCCGCGTGATCAAGCGGGTGATGTATTCGGCGGGCGTCGCAGGCTACGGCAACCTGATGTTCGCGGTGCGCAAAAAGGCCGAGGCTCGCGCCGCGCCCTGAGCGCGCTCCGAGCTGCTGCTCAGGCGCCCCGCTGGCTTCGAGCAAGGCGGTCGGGGGCGGGGAGCTCGCCGCTGTAGACCTCCTCGGCCGGGCCCGCCATCCAGATTCTGGCCAGAGCGGCCTCAGCCTCGATCATCAGCGTGCCCCCCGGTAGCCGCACCTCGATCGCGGCATCGCCCGGCACGCGTCGCGTGGCGATCGCGGCGGCGGCCGCCGCGCAGGCGCCAGTGCCGCAGGCCTCCGTCAAGCCACAGCCGCGTTCCCAAACCGAGACCTCGAGCGCGCCCTCCGGGGTCACGCGGACGAACTCGACATTCGTGCGCTGTGGAAAGGCGGCGTGTTGTTCGACCCGCGGTCCAGCGCCCGCGGCCAGGGCCCGGAGGTCACGCTGATCCTCGACGAAGGTGACGAAGTGCGGATTTCCGAGGCTGAGGGCGGTGCCGATCAAGGGCAGGCCCTCAAGGTCCAGGGCTTCCTCCACGAAGGGTCCACTGCCGCGCATCGGCAGCGTTTCCCGCGCAAACTCGGGGCGACCCATGTCGGCCCGCACGATGGCGACGAGGCCGTTCGGAGCGAGCTGAAGCTGGCAGGGCCGAATGCCGGCCTGAGTCTCTATCCGCAGCAGGAGCTCGGCGTTCGGCCCGGGCGCGTGGTCATGCAGGTACTTGGCTGCGCAGCGCAGGCCGTTGCCGCACATCTGGGGTTCGCTGCCGTCGGCATTGAGGACGCGCATGCGCGCGTCCGCGAGCTCGAGGATCGTCGGCAGGACGAGCAACAGGCCGTCTGCGCCAATTCCACGCCGGCGATCGCAGAGGCGCTTGACGTAGCTGGGATCGCCGACCCACTCGGGCAGCGGATGCTCGCGCCCATCGAGCAGGATGAAGTCGTTGCCGAGACCGTGAAGCTTTGTGAAGGCGAGCATCTTTGGGGCGAGACGATAGCGAGGCCCGGGATCAGTGTCTAGGGGAACGCGTGCGTCCCTAGGGCGCCGGTGCCGCCGCGTCCGCCTCGGGTGAGCCCGAGAGCCCGCCATCCGGCTGCAAGGGAGCGACCGGGAGGGTCGCGGGAGCCGGGGACGCCTTGCTCTTGGCGGTGGCGATCTTCTTGAGCTGGGCCGCCTGGCGTTCTTGCTTCTGGCGGGCGATCTCGGCGGCGCGGGCCCGCAGGACGCGGTCCTCCTGCTGACTCGAGGCCCAGGCGAGATAGGTCGCCCCGGAGACGAAGAGCACGGCGGCGAGGGCGGTTAGCTTGCCGAGAAAGCTCGTCGCGCCGCGGCCGCCGAAGACGGTTTGTCCGGCGCCGCCAAAGATACCCATGCCGGCCCCGCGACCGGCCTGGAGTAGGACGACGAGAATCAGGAAGAGGCAGACGAGGACGTAGATGACGGTGACGAGAGTTTCCATGGGTTAGCTGGTCCGGCGGTATTCCAGGATGCCGAGGAAGGCCTCGGGCTTGAGGCTAGCGCCCCCGACCAGGGCGCCGTCGACGTCTGGTTGAGCCATCAGGCCGGCGGCGTTCTCGGCCTTGACGCTGCCGCCGTACTGAATGCGGAGCGCGCCGGCGGTGGCGCCGTCGTAGAGCTCCCCGACCAGGCGACGAAGGAAGGCGTGAACCTCCTGCGCTTGCGCGTCGGTGGCGGTGCGACCGGTGCCGATCGCCCAGACAGGTTCGTAGGCGACGACGGCGCGTCGCGCCGCGGTCGAGTCGACACCAGCGAAGGCCGCGCGGAGCTGACGCTCGACGACCTCGAAGGTCTGGCCGGCCTCGCGCTCGGCGAGCAGCTCACCGACGCAGATCACCGGCGTCAGCCCGTGCGCAAACGCAGCCCGGGTCTTCTTGTTGACCAGCTCGTCGGTATCGCCGAAGAACTGCCGCCGCTCGGAGTGGCCGACGATGACGTGGGTGCAGCCGACCTCCTTGAGCATCGGTGGCGCGACCTCGCCGGTGAAGGCGCCTGCGGCCTCGAAATGGCAATTCTGCGCCGCGAGCAGGAGACTGCCGCCGCTCGCGCTCTTGCTGCCCTCGATCTTGCGCGCCACGGCAGCCAGCGCGGTGAAGGGAGGGGCCACCCCGACCTCGAGGTCGGCGATGCGTGGCAGCGCCTCCAAGAGCGCGCCTACGAGGTCGAGCGCCTCGCCGACCGTCTTGTACATCTTCCAATTGCCAATGATGATTGGCTTGCGCTTGGCTGCTTCGGCCACGACAGAATCTCCTCTCAGCTCTCGAGCGCGCTGATGCCAGGCAGGGTCTTGCCCTCGATCAGCTCGAGCGAGGCGCCGCCGCCAGTCGAGATGTGACTGATCTTCTCGGCGACCCCACTGCGATTGATAGCCGCCACGGAATCGCCACCACCGACCACGGTGAAGGCGCCCGAGGCCGCCACCGCGCTGGCCGCGGCCAAGGTGCCCGCGGCGAAGGGGGCCTTCTCGAAGACCCCCATCGGTCCGTTCCAGAACACCGTCTTCGCCAGGGCAATCGTCTGGGCGAAGCGCGCGCGCGTCTGCGGCCCGATATCGAGCGCCATCTGTCCCGCGGGCACCGCGTTGGCGGACGCGAGCTGACCGGCGCCGGCGTCCAGGGAGGGCGCCACCACCACGTCGATCGGCAGCAGCAGCTCGACGCCGCGGGCGGCTGCCTGCTCGAGGATTCGGCGCGCAGTGTCGAGATGGTCATTCTCGACGAGGGATGCTCCCACGTCGCCGCCCTGGGCCTTGAGGAAGGTGTTCGCCATCGCGCCGCCAACCAGCAGCGCGCTGACCTTCTTGAGGAGGTTCTCGATCACGGCGATCTTGTCCGCTACCTTCGCGCCGCCCAGCAGCGCGACGAAGGGCTGCTCGACCGCGCCGAGGAGGCGGCCGAGCATCTCGATCTCTTTCATCATCAAGAAGCCTGCGGCGCGCTCCTTGACCAGCCCGACCATGCCTACGGTCGAGGCATGCGCTCGGTGCGCCGTGCCAAAGGCATCGTTGAGATAGACGTCCGCGAGGGAGGCGAGCTCGCGCGCGAGACCCTCGTCGTTCTTGGTCTCGCCTGGATGAAAACGTAGGTTTTCCAGCAAGGCCACGCTGCCGGGTCGCAGCTCACTGACCAGCTTGCGCACGCCGTCGCCGACGATGTCTTCGGCCGCGATGACCTCGCCACTGTGGCCCGCCTGATCGAGCAGGCGGGCCAACTCGGCGCCGACCGGTTCCATCCGTAGCTTCGGCACCACCTGGCCCTTGGGGCGGCCAAGGTGCGATCCGAGCACGAGCTTGCCACCCGCCCTGAGGACGTGCAGCAGCGTCGGCAGCGCGGATCTGATGCGCGTGCTGTCGGTCACCTGCCCCTGATCATTCAGGGGCACGTTGAAGTCCACGCGGCAGAACACGCGCTTGCCGCTGAGCTCAAGCTGGTCGACGCGGCGAATCGTCATTAGAGCTTACCCGCCACGAGCTGGCAGAGCTCCCAGAGGCGCGCGGCGTAGCCGATCTCGTTGTCGTACCAGGCCAGCACCTTGGCGGTCGTGCCAGCGGAGACCATCGTCGAGGGCAGATCCACCGACGACGAGAAGTGCGAGCCCGTGTA
The Pseudomonadota bacterium DNA segment above includes these coding regions:
- a CDS encoding biopolymer transporter ExbD, producing MRREHAAAEEAEFEGGELNLVPYLDIITNTVIFLLATTASVIAMANINVNAPRYADPAVAAGSEQRDGDDTPKLNLTVTVSYTGFIIAGSGAVLTGDDGKLPTIKCLAPLQQRRCPIYLGSRTNADGQAEPVWIDKLNYVGLVAKVRQIKKTYPKERQVILMADRNIPYQAVVKAMDVLRGTPTNDCTGADGCLFDQVILSAGVE
- a CDS encoding MotA/TolQ/ExbB proton channel family protein, translated to MQGLAHLFKEGDVLIYINVLIFIAVLAVVVERFIFLLFKGQINAKGLLDQLHKLIQANNVDRAIRLCGSTNAPLLRVAQAGLVQVHRGEEAIATSVEEALVETTPDVKKRIPALWSLANIATLVGLLGTVIGLIKAFAAVSAADPAKRQEFLAQGISQALHHTAMGLGIAVTAIIFHLVLSGMAKKVTGDLELFSMKLENLLVLQTRGGALSSGTGAKK
- a CDS encoding MotA/TolQ/ExbB proton channel family protein — translated: MELVAKPVGLGVKAAIAGAFFAVWLGLSFLLHSSTSFFREGGWGMWPILAAGMAFLLITVERVHFLFYRLRRDRRVFSAAVRRHLLAGDVSAAVEACRRSEAPLANIVKAGLSELHRSDRDVQEAVDEAALSELPRIETRTGYLAMIGNIATLLGLLGTIVGLITSFAGVSLENKDDPHDQQRARAYVHLVPSCQTLADGPLVECIKQNKASILARGISEAMHCTAFGLAVGIMALLAFSVLNGRTQHLLDDIADGTVRLVNLAVLHRSAMNTEGLAG
- a CDS encoding MotA/TolQ/ExbB proton channel family protein: MGFIQTVNEAFKEGGWGMWPILLLSIAAVGVMVDRAVYLMRSAIDKREFLGLMQRLIAQGNVAQAIKVCSGTSRPLTRIVQAGLTRVNRSDAEVQAAMDEAALHEMPLLERRTGYLAMIGNVATLAGLLGTIVGLIHSFGAVGSVDPSQKASLLARGISEAMNCTAFGLLVGIVSLLAFSVLNGKTQAILDDVHEVTAQVMNLISGTRQAPPQS
- a CDS encoding biopolymer transporter ExbD yields the protein MGVSIESAGGRGGKKSLDAELNLVPFIDLLVCCICFLLITAAWSAMSSIEVNQKGQGSAGKPPTEETKQLEVAVTVLVGQDGYVVSAGSVRDPIAKQAETVYDVEALGKRLRDLKGELQTRDELTIAVEDGVVYRYIVEAMDVALQQNFTSIRLTDAAAARM
- a CDS encoding MotA/TolQ/ExbB proton channel family protein → MTGIVNAVPVLLAVLIAALLPLGVLPPAVAAAFAEGGWGMRLILFALVVSLWLVADRVLMMLRSVSSGHRLLERLRPHLARGDAAAAGAVCAEVDRPLARIIGAGLAASAAGEHDVRVAMDAMAYRELPAIERRTGYLALMGNVATLMGLFGTIIGLIHSFGAVSMSSGAENATRLAAGISEAMNCTAFGLLTGILALVAYSALNGRTQALLDEINLCSLHAFRLWKRGWAASGGELATNADRGPIHAPAGKLMQSTGLLKGTRHGHGKKSTFASLQLTPLIDMFIVLVIFLLLSFSASGDIVAANKDIKPPFATNVQELERVPIVSISNMPDHPSKGLVTLEDREVALVGELTAPESGGDLRIARLSTQLERLRNAWNLRHADEPFDGKLIIQCDRDIDFRVIKRVMYSAGVAGYGNLMFAVRKKAEARAAP
- a CDS encoding diaminopimelate epimerase; the protein is MLAFTKLHGLGNDFILLDGREHPLPEWVGDPSYVKRLCDRRRGIGADGLLLVLPTILELADARMRVLNADGSEPQMCGNGLRCAAKYLHDHAPGPNAELLLRIETQAGIRPCQLQLAPNGLVAIVRADMGRPEFARETLPMRGSGPFVEEALDLEGLPLIGTALSLGNPHFVTFVEDQRDLRALAAGAGPRVEQHAAFPQRTNVEFVRVTPEGALEVSVWERGCGLTEACGTGACAAAAAAIATRRVPGDAAIEVRLPGGTLMIEAEAALARIWMAGPAEEVYSGELPAPDRLARSQRGA
- the secG gene encoding preprotein translocase subunit SecG; amino-acid sequence: METLVTVIYVLVCLFLILVVLLQAGRGAGMGIFGGAGQTVFGGRGATSFLGKLTALAAVLFVSGATYLAWASSQQEDRVLRARAAEIARQKQERQAAQLKKIATAKSKASPAPATLPVAPLQPDGGLSGSPEADAAAPAP
- a CDS encoding triose-phosphate isomerase, giving the protein MAEAAKRKPIIIGNWKMYKTVGEALDLVGALLEALPRIADLEVGVAPPFTALAAVARKIEGSKSASGGSLLLAAQNCHFEAAGAFTGEVAPPMLKEVGCTHVIVGHSERRQFFGDTDELVNKKTRAAFAHGLTPVICVGELLAEREAGQTFEVVERQLRAAFAGVDSTAARRAVVAYEPVWAIGTGRTATDAQAQEVHAFLRRLVGELYDGATAGALRIQYGGSVKAENAAGLMAQPDVDGALVGGASLKPEAFLGILEYRRTS
- a CDS encoding phosphoglycerate kinase — protein: MTIRRVDQLELSGKRVFCRVDFNVPLNDQGQVTDSTRIRSALPTLLHVLRAGGKLVLGSHLGRPKGQVVPKLRMEPVGAELARLLDQAGHSGEVIAAEDIVGDGVRKLVSELRPGSVALLENLRFHPGETKNDEGLARELASLADVYLNDAFGTAHRAHASTVGMVGLVKERAAGFLMMKEIEMLGRLLGAVEQPFVALLGGAKVADKIAVIENLLKKVSALLVGGAMANTFLKAQGGDVGASLVENDHLDTARRILEQAAARGVELLLPIDVVVAPSLDAGAGQLASANAVPAGQMALDIGPQTRARFAQTIALAKTVFWNGPMGVFEKAPFAAGTLAAASAVAASGAFTVVGGGDSVAAINRSGVAEKISHISTGGGASLELIEGKTLPGISALES